One window from the genome of Nicotiana sylvestris chromosome 9, ASM39365v2, whole genome shotgun sequence encodes:
- the LOC104228610 gene encoding uncharacterized protein — MTKQIVLRAPSSLSVDRRRQPLLSGQDSSSRGGVRKAARFAEVAGGTTAECAAVCCCCPCGLVNLLVLAVYKLPAGLCRKALRKKRRRRLMKKGLLVRSEDAELSIHPIGTTPLAVGDGGNSLESDKDVVALEKEMWNKFYGAGFWRSPSQRSDNMETMRSHDKVLYPILNVILKGRYHWEECVVVMGNENLYA; from the exons atgACAAAACAGATAGTCCTCCGTGCACCTTCATCACTTTCGGTGGACAGGCGGCGGCAGCCACTGTTATCAGGCCAAGATTCATCGTCACGAGGTGGGGTTCGGAAGGCGGCGCGGTTCGCGGAGGTCGCCGGCGGAACGACGGCTGAATGTGCAGCGGTTTGTTGCTGCTGCCCTTGCGGGCTGGTGAATCTCCTCGTGCTAGCTGTGTATAAGTTGCCGGCGGGACTTTGCCGGAAGGCACTGAGGAAGAAACGCCGACGTCGGCTGATGAAGAAAGGGCTTTTGGTCCGCTCTGAAGACGCGGAGCTTTCAATACACCCCATCGGCACCACCCCGCTCGCGGTGGGTGATGGCGGAAACAGCCTGGAATCCGATAAGGATGTGGTGGCGCTGGAGAAGGAAATGTGGAACAAGTTTTATGGTGCTGGGTTTTGGAGAAGTCCCTCTCAACGGAGTGACAACATGGAAACAATG aggtCTCATGATAAGGTTCTTTATCCGATCCTCAACGTAATATTAAAAGGGAGATATCACTGGGAAGAATGT GTTGTGGTAATGGGAAATGAAAATTTGTATGCTTGA